The Proteus vulgaris genome has a segment encoding these proteins:
- the yntD gene encoding nickel/di-oligopepetide ABC transporter, ATP-binding protein → MLSFEQLSIDIAQFRWLGKRNWQPLLKSISLDIKPGKMLALVGGSGEGKSLLLQSALGLLPANMRVRGSIKLNGHTLSERELIAYRGNTFCYIPQGVTALNPLICIGEQLSRSAHLSGAEVTSDDIVQQLGLYHLSGSLVKTYPAKLSGGMAKRVLACNATLSNAQYILADEITSWLDDEHACLLLGHLRELCNQGKSVLWVTHDLALAARFADTIAVLNQGEVNEVIPATMLNRHEGSEWLKALWNALPEQQFLSQTETSLNPLSY, encoded by the coding sequence ATGTTAAGTTTTGAGCAGCTTTCCATTGATATTGCCCAATTTCGGTGGTTGGGAAAACGAAATTGGCAACCGTTGCTAAAATCAATTTCTCTGGATATTAAACCGGGTAAAATGTTGGCATTAGTGGGGGGAAGTGGCGAAGGTAAAAGTTTATTACTTCAAAGTGCATTGGGACTTTTGCCTGCTAATATGCGAGTTCGTGGCTCGATTAAACTGAATGGGCATACATTAAGTGAACGAGAACTTATTGCTTATCGAGGAAATACTTTTTGCTATATTCCTCAGGGAGTGACAGCACTTAATCCTTTAATTTGTATCGGTGAACAATTAAGTCGCTCAGCGCATTTAAGCGGTGCTGAAGTGACATCGGATGATATTGTGCAGCAATTGGGGCTTTATCACCTTTCAGGCTCGTTAGTGAAAACATACCCAGCTAAACTTTCAGGGGGGATGGCAAAACGCGTATTAGCCTGTAACGCAACACTCTCTAACGCACAATATATTTTGGCTGATGAAATTACCTCATGGCTTGATGATGAGCACGCATGTCTATTATTAGGGCACTTAAGAGAATTATGTAATCAGGGTAAATCTGTACTTTGGGTAACACATGACTTAGCTCTTGCCGCACGTTTCGCAGATACGATAGCTGTACTCAATCAAGGTGAGGTTAATGAAGTTATCCCTGCCACAATGCTTAATCGTCATGAAGGTAGCGAATGGTTAAAAGCACTCTGGAATGCATTACCTGAACAACAATTTCTAAGTCAAACAGAAACATCACTGAATCCATTATCATATTGA
- the yntC gene encoding nickel/di-oligopepetide ABC transporter, permease protein: MIYDPNRPLLRLLLVSLALIGLVTYGFSVSHTDIVMDFLARNQAPSDQYWFGTDNLGRSLWLRCFQGMLSSLNIGVTSAIVSGAIALLFAGISSINRYCDFLVRGVVDALLALPHLLLLILICFTLGGGQQGVILAVALTHWPKLALILRGEIQRIREADYVMLSRRIGNSPFECVKKHYIPMLLPQWIVGTLLMFPHAVLHSAALSFLGFGQAAHEPSLGLLLSDALRYLSTGSWWMVVFPGLILMCLVLIFDQFAKAMQQLWLRGAGC; encoded by the coding sequence ATGATTTACGATCCGAATAGGCCTTTGTTACGACTTTTATTAGTCTCCCTTGCATTAATTGGGTTAGTTACGTATGGCTTTTCTGTTTCTCATACTGATATCGTAATGGATTTTTTGGCTAGAAATCAGGCTCCATCAGATCAATATTGGTTCGGTACTGATAATTTGGGGCGCTCTTTGTGGTTACGTTGTTTTCAAGGAATGTTAAGCAGTTTAAATATCGGTGTGACAAGTGCGATTGTCAGTGGTGCTATTGCTCTGTTGTTTGCAGGTATTTCCTCGATTAATCGTTATTGTGATTTTCTGGTCAGAGGGGTTGTTGATGCGCTTTTAGCATTACCTCATTTATTACTATTGATTTTAATTTGCTTTACCTTGGGGGGCGGGCAACAAGGAGTGATTCTGGCAGTGGCATTAACTCATTGGCCTAAACTTGCGTTGATTTTACGTGGCGAAATTCAACGTATTCGGGAGGCCGATTATGTGATGTTATCGCGTCGTATTGGTAATTCACCTTTTGAATGTGTAAAAAAACACTACATTCCAATGTTATTACCGCAGTGGATTGTGGGAACGTTATTGATGTTTCCTCACGCGGTATTACATAGTGCGGCGTTAAGTTTTTTAGGCTTTGGGCAAGCTGCTCATGAGCCTTCTTTAGGTTTACTGTTATCTGACGCATTACGTTATTTAAGTACCGGCTCTTGGTGGATGGTTGTGTTTCCGGGACTTATTTTGATGTGCTTAGTGTTGATCTTCGATCAATTTGCTAAGGCAATGCAACAATTGTGGTTAAGAGGGGCAGGATGTTAA
- the yntB gene encoding nickel/di-oligopepetide ABC transporter, permease protein, whose translation MSVIRHSAGFFLRLFCLLLVTTAGVFILLSFSPIDPIKAYIGSDLLNVPPEQYPLIAARWGLDQPLWMRFWFWFSQIIQGDFGYSMLYNMPVIEVIRERVGPSFILLFSAWVFSGVIGVVMGLVAGRYLNRWPDRIISTLSYLLASLPTFWVGLLLLSLFSVTLHWAPICCAWPMGSSAETATLSQRFSHLILPMIALGLLGTGNIALHTRAKVAEVMGSEFIHFAKAQGDKGWAMMLFHVLRHAITPALCLQFASIGELLGGSLLAEKVFAYPGLGQATVDAGLRGDIPLLMGIVVFSTILIFFGNSISNTLLRRINKGILRDS comes from the coding sequence TTGTCAGTAATACGTCACAGTGCAGGTTTTTTCCTGCGATTATTTTGCCTGCTGTTGGTGACAACAGCAGGTGTTTTTATTTTATTAAGTTTTTCACCAATAGATCCTATTAAGGCTTATATCGGCAGTGATTTACTGAATGTCCCTCCTGAGCAATACCCTTTAATTGCAGCTCGTTGGGGGCTTGATCAGCCTTTATGGATGCGGTTTTGGTTTTGGTTTAGTCAAATTATTCAAGGCGATTTTGGCTATTCTATGTTGTATAACATGCCTGTTATTGAGGTTATTCGCGAGCGTGTAGGGCCTTCTTTTATTTTACTTTTTTCAGCTTGGGTCTTCTCTGGTGTGATTGGCGTGGTCATGGGATTAGTCGCAGGTCGATATCTTAATCGTTGGCCGGATAGAATTATTTCTACTCTCTCTTATTTATTAGCTTCGTTACCGACATTCTGGGTAGGATTGCTTCTGTTATCGTTGTTTTCTGTCACTTTGCATTGGGCACCAATTTGTTGTGCATGGCCGATGGGAAGTAGTGCAGAAACAGCAACATTAAGTCAGCGTTTTTCCCATCTTATCTTACCAATGATAGCCCTTGGATTATTAGGCACAGGGAATATCGCACTGCATACTCGTGCAAAAGTTGCTGAAGTGATGGGCAGTGAATTTATTCATTTTGCTAAGGCTCAAGGTGATAAAGGTTGGGCTATGATGCTATTTCATGTTCTACGTCATGCCATTACACCCGCACTTTGCTTACAGTTTGCATCAATTGGTGAATTACTTGGTGGCTCTCTTTTGGCTGAAAAAGTATTTGCTTATCCCGGCTTAGGGCAGGCTACTGTTGATGCAGGATTACGAGGCGATATTCCCTTATTAATGGGGATTGTTGTTTTTAGTACTATTTTAATTTTCTTTGGTAATAGTATTTCTAACACACTATTACGACGTATTAATAAAGGAATTTTACGAGACTCATGA
- the yntA gene encoding nickel/di-oligopepetide ABC transporter, substrate-binding protein gives MSIRFGWRQSLVTLTCLAALSIPFATSAQTLKLAIGEEPTEGFDPMLGWSHGSYLLLHSPLLKQNADLSWYSNMLSDYQPSEDGKTWKLTLKPDLKFSDGLPITAKDIVFTYNNAAASGGKVDMGNFLSAKADDDLHVTITLKAPQSTFVNVLGSLGIVSADKYDEKTYAQKPIGAGPYRMVSFQPGQQLIVEANPYYAGQKNDFEKLIFVFLDEDAAFAAAQSGQLGIVRIPPATAAMAKNLPNTKLWERPSVENRGIVFPMVKSGEKNAQGYDIGNDITADIAIRKAINYALDRKLLSEQVLDGYAIPAYTGVKGLPWDQTDAAFKDGDVEKAKQILEDAGWKPNKNGIREKDGLEAKLTLWYTSGDATRRDLAESIRALVQPLGIQMDLKSGSWDTVERYMHSNPTLFGWGSLDPMELYHHYSANAAGVGYYNPGYYKNPEVEKHLQAALDAHTWQEAVPHWKAVEWDGKNGVGVKGDAAWAWLMNVQHTYLTNPCVDLGTGTPEIHGSWSLLNSVDTWKWTCQ, from the coding sequence ATGTCTATTCGGTTTGGTTGGCGGCAATCATTAGTAACCTTAACTTGCTTAGCCGCACTTAGTATCCCTTTTGCAACATCCGCTCAAACGCTGAAATTGGCTATTGGTGAAGAACCCACAGAAGGTTTTGATCCCATGCTGGGGTGGAGTCATGGGAGCTATTTACTTCTTCATAGCCCATTATTAAAGCAAAATGCGGATCTCTCTTGGTATAGCAATATGTTAAGTGACTATCAGCCAAGTGAAGATGGTAAAACATGGAAATTAACGTTAAAGCCTGATTTAAAATTCTCTGATGGTCTACCTATCACAGCAAAAGATATCGTATTTACTTATAACAATGCGGCTGCAAGTGGCGGTAAAGTAGATATGGGGAATTTTCTTTCTGCAAAAGCAGATGATGATTTACATGTCACTATTACCTTAAAAGCACCACAAAGTACGTTTGTGAACGTACTTGGCTCTTTAGGTATTGTTTCTGCAGATAAGTATGATGAAAAAACCTATGCACAAAAACCAATTGGTGCTGGTCCTTATCGCATGGTCAGTTTCCAACCCGGTCAGCAATTAATAGTTGAAGCTAACCCTTATTATGCCGGGCAGAAAAACGATTTTGAAAAACTCATTTTCGTTTTCCTTGATGAAGATGCCGCTTTTGCTGCTGCTCAAAGTGGACAGCTAGGGATTGTGCGTATCCCACCAGCAACGGCGGCAATGGCTAAGAATTTACCAAATACCAAATTATGGGAAAGACCGAGTGTTGAAAACCGCGGTATTGTTTTTCCAATGGTAAAATCAGGTGAAAAGAATGCGCAAGGCTATGATATTGGTAATGATATCACCGCAGATATCGCCATTCGAAAAGCCATTAACTACGCTCTTGACCGTAAATTATTATCAGAGCAAGTGCTTGATGGTTATGCTATTCCTGCGTATACCGGAGTGAAAGGTTTACCTTGGGATCAAACAGATGCAGCCTTTAAAGATGGTGATGTTGAAAAAGCCAAGCAAATTCTTGAAGATGCAGGTTGGAAACCCAATAAAAACGGCATTCGTGAAAAAGATGGTTTAGAAGCTAAATTAACCCTGTGGTATACCAGCGGTGATGCAACTCGTCGCGATTTAGCTGAGTCAATTCGTGCGCTAGTGCAACCTCTTGGTATTCAAATGGATCTTAAATCAGGAAGTTGGGATACAGTAGAACGTTATATGCACTCAAATCCGACTTTATTTGGCTGGGGCAGTCTTGATCCTATGGAACTATATCATCACTACAGTGCTAATGCTGCTGGCGTTGGTTATTATAATCCAGGTTATTACAAAAATCCTGAAGTCGAAAAACACCTACAAGCTGCGCTGGATGCCCATACATGGCAAGAAGCAGTTCCTCATTGGAAAGCAGTAGAATGGGATGGGAAAAACGGCGTGGGTGTAAAAGGTGATGCCGCTTGGGCTTGGTTGATGAATGTGCAACATACTTACCTGACGAACCCCTGTGTTGATCTGGGAACAGGAACGCCTGAAATTCATGGTTCATGGTCATTATTAAATAGCGTAGATACTTGGAAGTGGACTTGTCAGTAA
- the kfoC gene encoding putative glycosyl transferase: protein MFSSIPQLSIVVAIYNGEKFLYQFFNGLKSIKLDDWELILVNDGSKDNSLKILQEWKDRFPNVTIIDQENQGVSVARNIGFNISKGQYIVFPDIDDVIHSNMYDRMLNIAKNDDLDILTCNGNYVYADGRPSRPIFPSSRLHSTDVLTGPQWLKMALNSKKFLHVTWLNMYRREFLLAHGYYFEPGLHHQDIPWTTEVLLTAKRVKYIDERYYDYFIHSESISHTTPNDTIHVRTIRNYMKILEMLDAINQKHKEVAKNINACYWQIAKEGLGIIHSINSIQSIEVKKQIVKEFFDRGIWLLIWKNAKNFRLRWRLGRRYFKLKKILNS, encoded by the coding sequence ATGTTTTCTTCTATACCTCAACTGAGTATTGTGGTTGCCATTTATAATGGAGAGAAATTTTTATATCAATTTTTCAATGGGTTAAAGTCTATTAAATTGGATGATTGGGAACTTATTTTAGTTAACGATGGTTCTAAAGATAACTCACTTAAAATCTTACAAGAGTGGAAAGACAGATTTCCTAATGTCACTATTATTGATCAGGAAAACCAAGGTGTTTCTGTTGCACGTAATATAGGATTTAATATTTCTAAAGGACAATATATTGTTTTTCCTGATATTGATGATGTAATTCATTCTAATATGTACGATAGAATGCTTAATATTGCTAAAAATGATGATTTAGATATTTTAACTTGTAATGGTAATTATGTTTATGCCGATGGACGTCCTTCTCGTCCTATATTCCCATCTAGTCGATTACATTCAACCGATGTTTTAACGGGACCACAATGGCTAAAAATGGCATTAAATTCTAAGAAATTCTTACATGTAACTTGGTTAAATATGTATCGACGTGAATTTCTACTTGCTCATGGTTATTATTTTGAACCTGGCTTACATCATCAAGATATTCCATGGACAACAGAAGTATTATTAACAGCGAAGCGTGTTAAATATATTGATGAGCGTTACTATGACTACTTTATTCATTCTGAATCCATTTCTCATACGACACCTAATGATACTATTCATGTTCGAACAATTCGTAATTACATGAAAATATTAGAGATGCTTGATGCTATTAATCAAAAGCATAAGGAAGTCGCGAAAAATATCAATGCATGTTATTGGCAAATCGCAAAAGAAGGTTTGGGGATTATTCATTCAATCAATTCTATTCAATCTATTGAAGTTAAAAAACAAATAGTTAAAGAGTTTTTTGATAGAGGAATATGGTTATTAATTTGGAAAAATGCGAAAAATTTTAGATTACGTTGGCGTTTAGGGCGGCGCTATTTTAAATTAAAGAAAATATTAAATTCCTAA
- the hycI gene encoding hydrogenase 3 maturation protease, whose product MSNTMTAPKVVLTVGNSMMGDDGAGPLLAELMEADPIEGWIVINGGSAPENVSYQVRALQPQCVVIVDAADIGLNPGEIRVIDPDYIAEMFIMSTHNMPLNFLIDQLKDDIPDITFLGIQPDLVGFYYPMTEAVKNAVDEVYQGIKSWRIDYFPELEVCDEEDIEE is encoded by the coding sequence ATGAGTAACACAATGACAGCACCTAAAGTGGTATTAACGGTCGGTAACAGCATGATGGGCGATGATGGAGCTGGCCCTCTGCTTGCAGAGTTAATGGAAGCTGATCCCATTGAGGGATGGATTGTGATTAATGGGGGAAGCGCGCCTGAAAATGTCTCTTATCAAGTAAGAGCGTTACAACCTCAATGTGTTGTCATTGTTGATGCTGCTGATATTGGTTTAAATCCCGGCGAAATTAGGGTGATAGACCCTGATTATATAGCGGAAATGTTTATTATGAGCACCCATAATATGCCGCTGAATTTTCTTATCGATCAATTAAAAGATGATATTCCTGATATCACTTTTTTAGGGATCCAACCCGATTTAGTCGGTTTTTACTACCCAATGACCGAGGCGGTCAAAAATGCTGTTGATGAAGTTTATCAAGGGATCAAGTCTTGGCGAATTGATTACTTTCCTGAACTTGAAGTTTGTGATGAAGAAGATATCGAAGAATAA
- the hyfJ gene encoding hydrogenase-4 component J codes for MPDDAKVYFWSLRQKFVDSDDDIPEQAQQVMYYSLAIGHHVGMIDCLKTELVCPLEKYKAWIDLLPEGEAKRKMQGLLTFGEININSEHTHLLALAFDPLTKNDDPIFSEWSQTLIKLLGEIYAEPAIYLIVKRKP; via the coding sequence ATGCCTGATGACGCTAAAGTTTATTTTTGGTCATTAAGACAAAAGTTTGTTGATAGCGATGATGATATTCCTGAACAAGCGCAACAGGTAATGTACTATTCACTCGCAATTGGCCACCATGTGGGAATGATTGACTGTTTAAAAACGGAATTAGTTTGCCCTTTAGAAAAATATAAAGCGTGGATTGATTTATTACCTGAAGGTGAAGCCAAGCGCAAAATGCAGGGATTACTAACATTTGGCGAAATCAATATTAATTCAGAACATACTCACTTGTTAGCATTGGCATTCGATCCTCTCACTAAAAATGACGATCCTATTTTTAGTGAATGGAGTCAAACACTAATTAAATTATTGGGTGAGATCTACGCAGAACCTGCGATTTATTTGATTGTAAAGAGAAAACCATGA
- the hyfI_1 gene encoding hydrogenase-4 component I, with amino-acid sequence MVASPRHADILLFTGAVTRQMRVPALRAYESAPDPKICISYGACGCGGGIFHDLYCVWGGSESIVPIDVWIPGCPPTPAATIYGFAVALGLLDQKLKGESHIEIENEKASLILPSIPLDARVMIEREARRLAGYYQGRQISDHFLTLLEGATIQEVSGRVDAWLRQANDPRLSEIVKRLVYSLSQGGIYA; translated from the coding sequence GTGGTAGCCTCACCTCGTCATGCTGATATTTTATTATTTACTGGCGCAGTCACGCGCCAGATGCGTGTTCCTGCATTACGTGCTTATGAATCAGCGCCAGATCCAAAAATCTGTATCTCTTATGGCGCTTGTGGCTGTGGTGGCGGTATTTTCCACGATCTCTATTGTGTATGGGGTGGTAGCGAATCTATCGTGCCTATTGATGTGTGGATCCCCGGTTGCCCTCCGACACCTGCGGCGACGATTTATGGATTTGCTGTTGCACTGGGTTTGTTAGACCAAAAATTAAAAGGCGAATCGCACATTGAAATAGAGAATGAAAAAGCGTCTCTAATTCTGCCTTCTATTCCTTTAGATGCTAGAGTGATGATTGAGCGTGAAGCACGTCGTTTAGCTGGCTATTATCAAGGAAGACAAATCAGTGATCATTTCCTCACCTTATTAGAAGGCGCCACTATTCAAGAAGTGAGTGGTCGTGTTGATGCATGGTTGAGACAAGCTAACGATCCTCGTTTATCAGAGATTGTAAAACGTCTGGTCTATTCATTAAGCCAAGGAGGAATTTATGCCTGA
- the hyfI_2 gene encoding hydrogenase-4 component I codes for MSLPEIPINHHVSQPITLDDQVQKLKQTLLKDIQRSAYVYRVDCGGCNGCEIEIFSAITPVLMLNVLVSKW; via the coding sequence ATGAGTCTACCAGAAATTCCCATTAATCATCATGTTAGCCAACCGATCACCCTTGATGATCAGGTGCAAAAGCTAAAACAAACATTGTTGAAAGATATTCAGCGTTCAGCTTATGTTTATCGTGTTGACTGTGGTGGTTGTAATGGTTGTGAGATTGAAATTTTCTCCGCAATTACACCGGTTTTGATGCTGAACGTTTTGGTATCAAAGTGGTAG
- the hyfH gene encoding hydrogenase 4 subunit H, which produces MLKLFKTIIKTGEATTKYPFKPLDLPDGFRGKPEYDPQQCIVCGACTAACPANALTMETNLETGERHWQLFIGRCIYCGRCEEVCPTRAIVLSDMFETAVTKKSDLYIKGTFKLLNCRECHQPFTPKKSVEYAMALLVQSGWDENTVEAMRPQFETCPECKRKHNLLSDGRENISMGEIGSTIK; this is translated from the coding sequence ATGTTAAAATTGTTTAAAACCATAATCAAAACAGGCGAAGCAACGACCAAATATCCGTTTAAGCCTTTGGATTTACCCGATGGCTTTAGAGGAAAGCCTGAATATGATCCACAGCAGTGTATTGTTTGTGGTGCTTGTACTGCGGCTTGTCCTGCTAATGCATTAACTATGGAAACCAATTTAGAAACAGGTGAGCGTCACTGGCAACTGTTTATTGGTCGCTGTATTTACTGTGGTCGTTGTGAAGAAGTTTGCCCAACAAGAGCGATTGTTTTATCGGATATGTTTGAAACGGCGGTGACGAAAAAATCAGACCTTTATATTAAAGGAACGTTTAAGTTATTGAATTGCCGTGAGTGTCATCAGCCATTTACCCCTAAAAAATCCGTTGAATATGCGATGGCGTTATTAGTGCAATCTGGTTGGGATGAAAATACCGTGGAAGCGATGCGACCGCAATTTGAAACCTGCCCTGAATGTAAGCGTAAACATAACTTGTTATCTGATGGCCGTGAAAATATTAGTATGGGCGAGATCGGGAGTACAATAAAATGA
- the hyfG gene encoding hydrogenase-4 component G yields MSYQNYVSRKEGKELGADYVAKVREKFPSAVLDEERQTADQLTITVKTGSLPEVVEYLYYGLGGWLPVLFGNDERSLNGDYAVYYALSMEEGEKCWVVVKAHVSPITLEFPSVTPRVPAAVWGEREIRDMYGLIPVGLPDERRLVLPDDWPEEMYPLRKDAMDYRQRPAPTTETETYPFVNDGKQDARVVPIGPMHITSDEPGHFRLFVDGENIVDADYRMFYVHRGMEKLAETRMGYNEVTFLSDRVCGICGFTHSVAYVTSVENALGIEVPRRAHTIRSILLEVERLHSHLLNIGLASHFTGFDTGFMQFFRIREKSMQIAEMLTGARKTYGLNLIGGIRRDILKDQRLKTIQLIREMRREVTELVDVLLTAPNMEQRTVGVGILDKKVARDFSPVGPMIRASGFKRDVRFDHPFADYGNLPLTLFSYEGGDVFSRVMVRIKEVLDSMAMIEYALDNLPEGPLLTEGFTYQPYKFALGFTEAPRGEDVHWSMLGDNQKLFRWRCRAATYANWPVLRYMLQGNTVSDAPLIIGSLDPCYSCTDRVTLVDVKKRKSKTVSYKEIERYSIERKNSPLK; encoded by the coding sequence GTGAGCTACCAAAATTATGTCAGTAGAAAAGAGGGAAAAGAACTGGGTGCAGATTATGTTGCCAAAGTTCGAGAGAAATTCCCATCAGCTGTCCTTGATGAAGAGCGACAAACTGCTGATCAATTGACGATAACAGTAAAAACGGGATCACTTCCTGAAGTGGTGGAGTATCTATATTACGGTTTAGGGGGTTGGTTACCTGTTTTATTTGGCAATGATGAGCGTAGTTTAAATGGGGATTATGCCGTTTATTACGCATTATCAATGGAAGAGGGTGAAAAATGCTGGGTTGTGGTTAAAGCCCATGTCAGTCCAATCACGTTAGAATTTCCATCAGTAACACCACGTGTACCTGCCGCTGTTTGGGGGGAGCGTGAAATTCGTGATATGTATGGACTCATTCCTGTAGGTTTACCTGATGAGCGCCGTTTAGTGCTTCCAGATGACTGGCCTGAAGAGATGTATCCACTGCGTAAAGATGCAATGGATTATCGTCAACGTCCAGCACCAACGACAGAAACGGAGACTTACCCGTTTGTGAATGACGGTAAGCAAGATGCGCGCGTAGTACCTATTGGCCCAATGCACATTACCTCAGACGAACCTGGGCACTTCCGTTTATTCGTAGACGGTGAAAATATTGTCGATGCTGATTACCGAATGTTCTATGTTCACCGGGGTATGGAAAAACTGGCTGAAACCCGTATGGGTTATAACGAAGTGACATTCTTATCAGACCGCGTGTGTGGGATTTGTGGTTTTACACATAGCGTGGCATATGTGACTTCTGTTGAAAATGCGTTAGGCATTGAAGTGCCTCGTCGTGCGCATACCATTCGTTCAATCTTATTAGAAGTTGAACGCCTTCATAGTCATTTATTAAATATTGGTTTAGCCAGTCACTTTACGGGGTTTGATACTGGTTTTATGCAGTTTTTCCGCATTCGTGAAAAATCAATGCAGATTGCAGAAATGCTCACTGGTGCACGTAAAACGTATGGCTTGAACTTAATTGGTGGTATTCGTCGCGATATCTTAAAAGATCAGCGCCTTAAAACCATTCAATTAATAAGAGAAATGCGTCGTGAAGTTACTGAACTTGTTGATGTTCTTCTCACTGCGCCTAATATGGAACAGCGTACTGTTGGTGTGGGTATTTTAGACAAAAAGGTTGCCCGTGATTTTAGTCCTGTAGGTCCTATGATCAGAGCGAGTGGCTTTAAACGTGATGTGCGTTTTGACCATCCATTTGCCGATTATGGCAATCTTCCACTGACTCTCTTTAGTTATGAAGGTGGCGACGTATTCTCCCGTGTGATGGTTCGTATTAAAGAAGTCTTGGATTCAATGGCTATGATTGAATATGCCTTAGATAATCTGCCAGAAGGCCCGTTATTAACGGAAGGCTTCACTTATCAACCTTATAAATTTGCATTGGGCTTTACCGAAGCACCCCGCGGTGAGGATGTTCATTGGAGTATGTTGGGCGATAACCAAAAATTATTCCGCTGGCGTTGCCGTGCGGCGACTTATGCTAACTGGCCTGTATTACGTTATATGTTGCAAGGAAATACCGTATCCGATGCGCCATTGATTATCGGTAGCCTTGACCCTTGCTATTCCTGTACTGACAGGGTAACGCTCGTCGATGTGAAAAAACGTAAATCGAAAACAGTTTCTTATAAAGAAATTGAACGTTATAGCATCGAACGTAAAAATTCGCCGCTCAAGTGA